Proteins from a genomic interval of Streptomyces sp. NBC_01445:
- a CDS encoding ThuA domain-containing protein, translating into MRRAALALLTALLLAVGFLPTGATAAGKAPAFRALLFTKAVGYVHGSIPDGIKMVEEEAAANNFEVVQTDDSTVFDDAKLKDFDVIIMLQNSGMVWDTDGQREALQKYVRGGKGVVAIHNTLDMGVEEQFPWWDETINGGAHMPAHSPGVLQGTAKVADRVHPSTKGLPERWERPEEWYNFDKDPRGDVHVLVTADETTYDPGGSAMGADHPISWCRNAEGGKVWATAMGHDSASYTEPAFRSHVLGGIQWAAGNKPGDCGGTVWSGYEKTALDDNTADPMELDVAKDGKVFYIQRSGEVKVYDPATHATATAGKLDVYTGGEDGLVGMELDPSFKDNHWIYLYYAPKDAKDDVNRLSRFTVKSDNTLDLGSEKKLLDVPAYRDRSFPEPGHTGGAVEFGPDRTLYLGVGDDTPPNLDPDWQGYAPIDWRPGKQMLDAARTAGNTNDLRGKILRIKPTNAGGYTIPKGNLFAKGTAKTRPEIYAMGFRNPFRFNVDPKNGALHVSDYGPDRGAPTTDRGPEGLVEYNVIKKPGNYGWPFCHGNNQPYAPYNPDTKEVGAKFDCDKPVNPSPNNTGLKDLPPVQQPVIWYGYGKSKEFPEMGEGGSAPMSGPVYHYDAKNPSKTKFPAYFEGASFFYEWARDQVKEIRFDQDGKLLKINDFLKTAKFAKPMDMTFGPDGSLYVLEWGSQFGGGNNDSGLYRIDYAQGQRVPIAEAKASVTNGPTPLEVSFSSEGSKDPDGDPLTYAWDFDGDGTYDSTEASPSHTYTAKGDFNAQLKVTDSTGKSGYANVPVTAGNTAPKVKIEFPVDGKLIDFGDKIPYKVTVTDPEDGTVDCSKVTVNPALGHDDHEHPTTDIPGCEGTVDTGDLGGHPEGADLTYVLNAKYTDKGGDGVSALTGYGRSVLQPRHKQAEYYDGQSGTRVVAQEGAENGKRIGDVSDGDWVQFDPMSVEGIGQVSYKLSSPYGVGSIELRADAPDGKLLATTPVPNTGDWDTYQATPAVPVDALTGTHKLYLVFKSPQDNSFDVDAVQFSNP; encoded by the coding sequence ATGCGAAGAGCTGCCCTCGCGTTACTGACCGCACTGCTGCTCGCCGTCGGCTTCCTGCCCACCGGCGCCACAGCCGCGGGCAAGGCCCCCGCCTTCCGCGCGCTGCTCTTCACCAAGGCCGTCGGCTACGTCCACGGCTCCATCCCGGACGGCATCAAGATGGTCGAGGAGGAGGCCGCGGCGAACAACTTCGAGGTCGTCCAGACCGACGACTCGACCGTCTTCGACGACGCGAAGCTCAAGGACTTCGACGTCATCATCATGCTGCAGAACTCCGGCATGGTCTGGGACACCGACGGCCAGCGCGAGGCCCTGCAGAAGTACGTCCGCGGCGGCAAGGGCGTCGTCGCCATCCACAACACCCTCGACATGGGCGTCGAGGAGCAGTTCCCCTGGTGGGACGAGACCATCAACGGCGGCGCCCACATGCCCGCCCACTCACCCGGCGTGCTCCAGGGCACGGCCAAGGTCGCCGACCGCGTGCACCCCTCCACCAAGGGACTTCCCGAGCGCTGGGAGCGCCCCGAGGAGTGGTACAACTTCGACAAGGACCCGCGCGGCGACGTGCACGTCCTCGTCACCGCCGACGAGACCACGTACGACCCGGGCGGCTCCGCGATGGGCGCCGACCACCCCATCTCCTGGTGCCGCAACGCCGAGGGCGGCAAGGTCTGGGCGACCGCCATGGGCCACGACAGCGCCTCGTACACCGAACCCGCCTTCCGCTCCCACGTGCTCGGCGGTATCCAGTGGGCCGCGGGCAACAAGCCCGGCGACTGCGGCGGCACCGTCTGGTCCGGCTACGAGAAGACCGCCCTCGACGACAACACCGCCGACCCGATGGAGCTCGACGTCGCCAAGGACGGCAAGGTCTTCTACATCCAGCGCAGCGGCGAGGTGAAGGTCTACGACCCCGCCACCCACGCCACCGCGACCGCGGGCAAGCTCGACGTCTACACCGGCGGCGAGGACGGCCTCGTCGGCATGGAGCTCGACCCGTCGTTCAAGGACAACCACTGGATCTATCTGTACTACGCGCCGAAGGACGCCAAGGACGACGTCAACCGGCTCTCCCGCTTCACGGTCAAGTCCGACAACACCCTTGACCTCGGCAGTGAGAAGAAGCTCCTAGACGTCCCCGCCTACCGCGACCGCAGCTTCCCCGAGCCCGGACACACGGGCGGCGCCGTCGAGTTCGGCCCGGACCGCACCCTCTACCTCGGTGTCGGCGACGACACCCCGCCCAACCTCGACCCCGACTGGCAGGGCTACGCGCCGATCGACTGGCGCCCCGGCAAGCAGATGCTGGACGCCGCCCGCACGGCCGGCAACACCAACGACCTGCGCGGCAAGATCCTGCGCATCAAGCCCACGAACGCGGGCGGCTACACCATCCCCAAGGGCAACCTCTTCGCCAAGGGCACGGCCAAGACCCGCCCCGAGATCTACGCGATGGGCTTCCGCAACCCGTTCCGCTTCAACGTCGACCCGAAGAACGGCGCCCTCCACGTCTCCGACTACGGCCCCGACCGCGGCGCCCCGACGACCGACCGCGGCCCCGAGGGCCTCGTCGAGTACAACGTCATCAAGAAGCCCGGCAACTACGGCTGGCCCTTCTGCCACGGCAACAACCAGCCGTACGCCCCGTACAACCCGGACACCAAGGAGGTCGGCGCCAAGTTCGACTGCGACAAGCCGGTCAACCCCTCGCCGAACAACACGGGCCTCAAGGACCTGCCGCCCGTGCAGCAGCCGGTGATCTGGTACGGCTACGGCAAGTCGAAGGAGTTCCCGGAGATGGGCGAGGGCGGCTCCGCACCGATGAGCGGGCCCGTCTACCACTACGACGCGAAGAACCCGTCGAAGACCAAGTTCCCCGCCTACTTCGAGGGCGCGAGCTTCTTCTACGAATGGGCCCGCGACCAGGTCAAGGAGATCCGCTTCGACCAGGACGGCAAACTCCTCAAGATCAACGACTTCCTGAAGACCGCGAAGTTCGCCAAGCCGATGGACATGACCTTCGGTCCCGACGGCTCGCTCTACGTCCTCGAATGGGGCAGTCAGTTCGGCGGCGGCAACAACGACTCCGGGCTCTACCGGATCGACTACGCGCAGGGACAGCGCGTACCGATCGCCGAGGCGAAGGCCTCCGTCACCAACGGCCCCACCCCGCTCGAGGTCTCTTTCTCCAGTGAGGGAAGCAAGGACCCCGACGGCGACCCGCTCACCTACGCCTGGGACTTCGACGGCGACGGCACCTACGACTCCACCGAGGCGAGCCCGAGCCACACCTACACGGCGAAGGGTGATTTCAACGCCCAGCTGAAGGTCACCGACTCCACCGGCAAGTCCGGTTACGCCAACGTCCCCGTCACCGCGGGCAACACCGCGCCCAAGGTGAAGATCGAGTTCCCCGTCGACGGCAAGCTCATCGACTTCGGCGACAAGATCCCGTACAAGGTGACCGTCACCGACCCGGAGGACGGCACGGTCGACTGCTCCAAGGTGACCGTCAACCCGGCCCTCGGCCACGACGACCACGAGCACCCCACCACCGACATCCCCGGCTGCGAAGGCACCGTCGACACCGGTGACCTGGGTGGCCACCCCGAGGGCGCGGACCTCACCTACGTGCTCAACGCCAAGTACACCGACAAGGGAGGCGACGGCGTCAGCGCCCTGACCGGCTACGGGCGGTCCGTGCTCCAGCCCAGGCACAAGCAGGCCGAGTACTACGACGGCCAGTCCGGCACGCGCGTCGTCGCACAGGAAGGCGCCGAGAACGGCAAGCGCATCGGCGACGTCAGCGACGGCGACTGGGTCCAGTTCGACCCGATGAGCGTCGAGGGCATCGGACAGGTGAGCTACAAACTGTCGTCACCGTACGGAGTCGGCTCCATCGAGCTGCGCGCGGACGCCCCCGACGGCAAGCTCCTGGCCACCACACCCGTCCCGAACACCGGCGACTGGGACACCTACCAGGCCACACCCGCCGTCCCGGTCGACGCGCTGACCGGCACACACAAGCTGTACCTCGTGTTCAAGTCCCCGCAGGACAACTCGTTCGACGTGGACGCCGTGCAGTTCAGCAACCCGTAG
- a CDS encoding IS607 family transposase, which produces MKLSEWAARNGVHYQTAWTWAKEGRMPVPVRQTPSGTWLVDEPASQAPGRVVAYCRVSSADQKSDLDRQVARVVQGATGLGLPVAEVVTEVGSGLNGRRRKLHRVLSDPQAVVIVVEHRDRLARFGVEHLEAVLSASGRRLVVLDPTETADDLVRDVTEVLTSMCARLYGRRAAKNRAARAVAVATGEAAE; this is translated from the coding sequence GTGAAGCTTTCCGAGTGGGCGGCGCGCAATGGCGTGCACTACCAGACCGCGTGGACGTGGGCGAAAGAGGGCCGTATGCCGGTCCCAGTGCGCCAGACGCCGTCCGGCACGTGGCTGGTCGACGAGCCCGCTTCGCAGGCGCCTGGCCGCGTCGTGGCGTACTGCCGAGTGTCGTCAGCGGACCAGAAGTCGGACCTTGACCGGCAGGTGGCCCGCGTGGTCCAGGGGGCGACTGGTCTCGGCCTGCCGGTCGCGGAGGTCGTGACCGAGGTCGGCTCGGGATTGAACGGCCGTCGGCGCAAGCTGCACCGGGTTCTGTCAGACCCGCAGGCGGTGGTGATCGTGGTCGAGCATCGAGACCGGCTGGCCCGGTTCGGCGTCGAGCACCTCGAAGCCGTCTTGTCCGCGTCTGGGCGTCGCCTGGTTGTCCTCGACCCCACCGAGACAGCCGATGACCTGGTGCGCGACGTCACCGAAGTGCTGACGTCGATGTGCGCGCGCCTGTACGGGCGGCGGGCGGCGAAGAACCGGGCCGCCCGCGCGGTGGCCGTGGCGACCGGTGAGGCCGCCGAGTGA
- a CDS encoding substrate-binding domain-containing protein, translated as MTRRRPLAVAAAIAAAALLTSCSSDMPADSAAGTASESATKGGADKPSKFFQQAEYERQLALAEVTPEGPADKPWEQMLEPEMTDTAQYKKKGSGGTHLCFSNAGVFNPWRQVGLKDMKAEVKLHKEITDFTVLDAQGKDDKQISDIQELAGNKNCDALIVSPNTTATLTPAVKEACGKLPVIVFDRGVETDCAVTFINPIGGYGYGAVAADFLVGKVKPKGKILALRISPGVDVLETRWSAAKLAFDKSRLDVVDVKFTDGDPAKTKSIVADAISRHGSVDGVWMDSGATSVAAVEAFEDAGVDVPPITGEDQQDFLQAWKDKKLTAIAPTYPTFQWRTPVIAALRVLDGKQVPKEWKLPQPTVTQDNLDEYLQEGMPPLHYAMCGCKDLPGYPKDWGGKK; from the coding sequence ATGACCCGCAGACGTCCACTCGCGGTCGCCGCCGCAATTGCGGCCGCCGCCCTGCTCACCTCGTGCTCCAGCGACATGCCGGCCGACTCCGCGGCGGGCACGGCGTCGGAGAGCGCGACGAAGGGGGGCGCCGACAAGCCGTCGAAGTTCTTCCAACAGGCCGAGTACGAAAGGCAGTTGGCGCTCGCCGAGGTCACGCCCGAGGGGCCCGCCGACAAGCCCTGGGAGCAGATGCTCGAACCCGAGATGACCGACACGGCCCAGTACAAGAAGAAGGGCTCCGGCGGCACCCACCTCTGCTTCTCCAACGCCGGAGTCTTCAACCCCTGGCGCCAGGTCGGCCTCAAGGACATGAAGGCCGAGGTGAAACTCCACAAGGAGATCACCGACTTCACCGTCCTCGACGCCCAGGGCAAGGACGACAAACAGATCTCCGACATCCAGGAACTCGCCGGGAACAAGAACTGCGACGCCCTGATCGTGTCCCCGAACACCACCGCGACGCTCACCCCGGCCGTGAAGGAGGCCTGCGGCAAGCTGCCCGTCATCGTCTTCGACCGGGGCGTCGAGACGGACTGCGCCGTCACCTTCATCAACCCCATCGGCGGCTACGGCTACGGGGCCGTCGCCGCGGACTTCCTCGTCGGCAAGGTCAAGCCCAAGGGCAAGATCCTCGCCCTGCGCATCTCACCCGGCGTCGATGTCCTGGAGACCCGCTGGTCCGCCGCGAAGCTCGCCTTCGACAAGAGCCGACTCGACGTGGTGGACGTCAAGTTCACCGACGGCGACCCCGCCAAGACGAAGTCGATCGTGGCGGACGCGATCTCCCGGCACGGCTCGGTCGACGGCGTCTGGATGGACTCGGGCGCCACATCCGTGGCCGCCGTCGAGGCGTTCGAGGACGCCGGCGTGGACGTCCCGCCCATCACCGGCGAGGACCAGCAGGACTTCCTCCAGGCGTGGAAGGACAAGAAACTCACCGCGATCGCGCCCACGTACCCCACCTTCCAGTGGCGTACGCCGGTCATCGCCGCCCTGCGCGTGCTTGACGGCAAGCAGGTCCCCAAGGAGTGGAAGCTGCCGCAGCCCACCGTCACCCAGGACAACCTCGACGAGTACCTCCAGGAGGGCATGCCGCCCCTGCACTACGCCATGTGCGGCTGCAAGGACCTGCCCGGCTACCCGAAGGACTGGGGAGGCAAGAAGTGA
- a CDS encoding ABC transporter permease, translating to MTTANPTAVFHKRVARSLGAGAPVYVLLAVLLVALAATDPGFYEPDRFLAFVKRAAPLVILAAGQYLVIVCGEFDLSVGAVVTAGVVVAAELYGSYPGASWIVVTGGLLLAGALTGLVSGLITTKLRVPSFITTLGMMLILEGAVFFWTGGSPHGSLPEEFRRLGRGTAGGWLPWAVLACLVAGAAAVFLMRSDFGRTLIATGDSERTAALAGVRVHRARIIAFVLSGVAAALAAVLVGGFSGVSAQAGRGYEFEAITAVVLGGVALGGGRGSVVAAMAGAFSLQALFTLLNLQGVSGALESTVQGVIVIAAVGLGAADFSRLRRRRTHPSGGTPS from the coding sequence ATGACCACCGCGAATCCAACGGCCGTCTTCCACAAGCGAGTTGCCCGATCCCTGGGCGCCGGCGCCCCCGTCTACGTACTCCTCGCCGTGCTCCTCGTGGCCCTGGCCGCCACCGACCCCGGCTTCTACGAACCCGACCGCTTCCTCGCCTTCGTCAAACGCGCGGCGCCGCTCGTCATTTTGGCGGCGGGCCAGTATCTGGTCATCGTCTGCGGGGAGTTCGACCTCTCCGTGGGGGCCGTCGTCACCGCCGGTGTCGTCGTCGCGGCGGAGCTCTACGGCTCGTACCCGGGCGCCTCCTGGATCGTGGTGACGGGCGGGCTGCTGCTCGCCGGAGCGCTGACCGGTCTCGTCAGCGGGCTGATCACGACGAAACTGCGCGTGCCGTCGTTCATCACCACGCTCGGCATGATGCTGATCCTCGAAGGCGCCGTCTTCTTCTGGACCGGGGGCTCGCCGCACGGATCGCTCCCGGAGGAGTTCCGCCGGCTCGGCCGCGGCACGGCGGGCGGCTGGCTGCCCTGGGCGGTCCTCGCCTGCCTCGTCGCGGGCGCCGCCGCAGTGTTCCTCATGCGCTCGGACTTCGGCCGCACGCTGATCGCGACCGGCGACAGCGAACGCACCGCCGCCCTCGCGGGCGTCCGCGTGCACCGGGCCCGCATCATCGCGTTCGTCCTGTCGGGCGTCGCGGCCGCGCTCGCTGCCGTACTCGTCGGCGGATTCTCCGGAGTGTCCGCGCAAGCGGGCCGCGGCTACGAGTTCGAGGCCATCACGGCCGTCGTGCTCGGCGGCGTCGCACTCGGCGGGGGCCGCGGCAGCGTCGTCGCCGCGATGGCCGGGGCCTTCTCGCTCCAGGCCCTGTTCACGCTGCTCAATCTGCAGGGCGTCTCGGGCGCCCTCGAATCCACGGTCCAAGGCGTCATCGTCATCGCCGCCGTAGGTCTCGGAGCCGCCGACTTCTCCCGCCTGCGCCGCCGTCGTACTCATCCCTCGGGAGGGACCCCCTCATGA
- the tnpB gene encoding IS607 family element RNA-guided endonuclease TnpB → MKKFRPQPGFVVQAYRFALNPNAAQQAAMRSHCGAARAAYNWAVGWVTASWWQRKAEETYGVPEAGLTQWRPWSLPSLRKAFNAAKHTDPRFAHWWGENSKEAYSTGLANASAAFDNYSKSKQGKRHGRKMGAPRFKSKRKARLACRFTTGTIRVDADGRHVTLPRLGTIRTYEPTVKLLTRVQAEKARVLSATVRHERGRWFVSFQVEVKQDLGRVARPDTAVGIDLGVKTLAVMADTTGEIRVVANPGHYDRARKQLRRASRVVSRRQGPDRRTGHKPSKRWEKANAQRNKVHHRVANLREDALHKLTTSVAAEYGTIVIEDLNVAGMLRNRRLARRIADAGFGQIRHQLDYKTRQRQATRIVLADRWYPSSKTCSECGAVKVKLPLHVRTYECDACGLVIDRDENAALNLAALAAAAVTGTGVAGDQDTAPAASKPRGADRKTRATARSRKATGGRAGGATLPHQRQTETRDRTQAEALTLW, encoded by the coding sequence GTGAAGAAGTTCCGGCCGCAGCCCGGGTTCGTGGTCCAGGCGTACCGGTTCGCTCTGAACCCGAACGCCGCACAGCAGGCCGCGATGCGTTCGCACTGCGGCGCCGCACGTGCCGCGTACAACTGGGCTGTGGGCTGGGTGACCGCCTCGTGGTGGCAGCGCAAGGCCGAGGAGACGTACGGCGTGCCCGAGGCCGGGCTGACGCAGTGGCGGCCGTGGTCGTTGCCGTCGCTGCGCAAGGCATTCAACGCCGCCAAGCACACCGACCCCAGATTCGCGCACTGGTGGGGAGAGAACTCTAAGGAGGCGTACTCCACCGGGCTGGCCAACGCGTCGGCCGCGTTCGACAACTACTCCAAGTCCAAGCAGGGCAAGCGCCACGGCCGGAAGATGGGTGCGCCGCGGTTCAAGTCGAAGCGGAAAGCGCGCCTCGCCTGCCGGTTCACCACCGGCACGATCCGCGTCGATGCCGACGGCCGGCACGTCACGCTGCCGAGGCTGGGCACGATCCGCACCTACGAGCCCACCGTCAAACTCCTCACCCGCGTCCAGGCCGAAAAGGCCCGGGTTCTGTCCGCAACTGTGCGGCACGAGCGGGGGCGCTGGTTCGTCTCCTTCCAGGTAGAGGTGAAGCAGGACCTCGGCCGGGTCGCCCGGCCGGACACGGCGGTCGGGATCGATCTCGGCGTGAAGACCCTCGCTGTCATGGCCGACACCACCGGCGAGATCCGCGTTGTCGCCAACCCCGGGCACTACGACCGGGCACGCAAGCAGCTGCGCCGCGCCTCCCGCGTCGTCTCCCGACGCCAGGGCCCCGACCGACGCACCGGACACAAGCCCTCGAAGCGGTGGGAGAAGGCCAACGCCCAGCGGAACAAGGTCCACCACCGCGTAGCGAACCTCCGCGAAGACGCCCTACACAAACTCACCACGAGCGTCGCGGCCGAGTACGGCACCATCGTGATCGAGGACCTCAACGTCGCCGGGATGCTCCGCAACCGGCGCCTGGCCCGCCGGATCGCCGACGCCGGATTCGGCCAGATCCGCCACCAGCTCGACTACAAGACCCGCCAGCGCCAAGCCACCCGCATCGTGCTCGCGGACCGCTGGTACCCCTCCTCGAAGACCTGTTCCGAGTGCGGCGCAGTGAAAGTCAAGCTGCCGCTGCACGTTCGAACCTACGAATGCGACGCCTGCGGCCTGGTCATCGACCGGGACGAAAACGCCGCACTCAACCTCGCAGCCCTCGCGGCAGCCGCAGTAACTGGTACCGGAGTGGCCGGAGACCAGGACACCGCCCCGGCGGCGTCGAAGCCTCGTGGAGCTGACCGTAAGACCCGCGCAACCGCCCGCAGCCGCAAGGCCACGGGCGGGCGGGCAGGTGGCGCAACCCTGCCGCACCAACGGCAGACGGAAACGAGAGACCGTACTCAAGCCGAAGCACTCACGCTTTGGTGA
- a CDS encoding sugar phosphate isomerase/epimerase family protein: protein MTAPAWKLGANPWIWHSPVTGRALADTLPRLAAWGFDCVELPMESAGDWDPGDAAKLLDATGLAPAAVIAVMPHGRELVDADAATVRTTQDYLRHCVDAAHAIGAPVVAGPLYASVGRTWRMDRAAREAAYDELRGHLAPLVEHARTAGVRLAVEPLNRYETSLLNTVAQALDALDGLPHDGIGVALDTYHQNIEEHSLPAAVGATGDRIAHVQVCANDRGTPGADHLDWSGFLDALREAGYQGPLCIESFTAHNDAIAVAASVWRPLAGSQDALATDGLRFLRAATGRTR, encoded by the coding sequence GTGACGGCGCCTGCCTGGAAGTTGGGCGCCAACCCCTGGATCTGGCACTCGCCGGTCACCGGCCGCGCCCTCGCCGACACGCTGCCCCGGCTTGCCGCCTGGGGGTTCGACTGCGTGGAACTCCCCATGGAGAGCGCGGGTGACTGGGACCCGGGCGACGCGGCGAAGCTCCTCGATGCGACCGGTCTCGCCCCCGCCGCCGTGATCGCCGTCATGCCGCACGGCCGCGAGCTGGTCGACGCGGACGCCGCCACGGTGCGCACCACACAGGACTACTTACGCCACTGCGTGGACGCCGCCCACGCGATCGGGGCGCCGGTCGTCGCGGGACCCCTGTACGCCTCCGTCGGCCGGACCTGGCGCATGGACCGCGCCGCACGCGAGGCCGCGTACGACGAACTGCGAGGGCACCTCGCCCCCCTCGTCGAGCACGCCCGCACAGCCGGGGTGCGCCTCGCGGTGGAACCCCTCAACCGCTATGAGACCAGCCTGCTCAACACCGTCGCCCAGGCCCTGGACGCCCTCGACGGGCTGCCGCACGACGGGATCGGCGTCGCACTCGACACGTACCACCAGAACATCGAGGAACACTCGCTCCCCGCCGCCGTCGGCGCGACCGGGGACCGCATCGCGCACGTCCAGGTCTGCGCGAACGACCGCGGGACACCTGGGGCCGACCACCTCGACTGGAGCGGCTTCCTGGACGCGCTGCGCGAGGCGGGCTACCAAGGCCCCTTGTGCATCGAGTCGTTCACCGCGCACAACGACGCGATCGCCGTCGCGGCCTCCGTGTGGCGCCCGCTCGCCGGCAGCCAGGACGCCCTGGCCACGGACGGCCTGCGCTTCCTGCGCGCCGCGACCGGCCGAACCCGCTGA